The following are from one region of the Desulfobacterales bacterium genome:
- a CDS encoding type II/IV secretion system protein, producing the protein MIQNHNFLTILVSENILTQDDSDNFSKKYQGNGFDILQHLVRGGIAKKDVLGKFWGDSIGVSYVNLEKTLFQAQVVKRLPQNFALKNQLIPIYQLQDVVTLAMAFPLNLDVIDEAKRLMGCQVSAVFSFPDEIVDAIDIQYQSGDALNEFIARIADNALFKGTSKITADQLEKLAGDKSIIEFTRNLLLLGLKERASDVHIDPQEDIILIRFRIDGVLQDRLKLDKPLLSPLVSRLKIMGSLDITEKRKPQDGRVNISLTNKSIDFRMSTVPAIYGEKIVLRALGQIQKTDVPDIEELNFSKSNYLILKRIIEAPNGIFFVTGPTGSGKSTTLFSVLKNLNKPGINIMTIEDPVEYRLPRVNQVQVNHTIDFSFASALRAFLRQDPDVILIGEIRDVETAKIASQAALTGHLVLATMHTNSALQAVTRLIEIGVEPFLVAPSIIGVMAQRLVRKICQHCKEKYKLSPEEIEKYFIWDKQTDVYFYRGKGCSECNNIGYTGRLALHEVFLVSEEVRELIAKDASILDIENAAKKNGFKTMRYDGMKKVLMGHTTINELERVTMGDE; encoded by the coding sequence TTGATTCAAAACCATAATTTTTTAACAATTTTAGTATCCGAAAATATTCTTACACAAGATGACTCTGATAATTTTTCCAAAAAGTATCAGGGAAATGGATTTGATATATTGCAACACCTTGTACGAGGAGGTATCGCCAAAAAAGATGTTTTAGGAAAATTTTGGGGAGATTCAATTGGTGTTTCCTATGTTAATCTTGAAAAAACTTTGTTTCAAGCCCAAGTAGTGAAAAGATTACCTCAAAATTTTGCTCTTAAAAATCAGCTTATACCGATATATCAACTTCAAGACGTAGTAACTTTAGCCATGGCTTTTCCGCTAAATCTTGATGTAATTGACGAAGCAAAACGTTTAATGGGGTGTCAAGTAAGCGCTGTATTTTCTTTTCCAGATGAAATAGTTGACGCTATTGATATTCAATATCAGTCTGGGGACGCTTTAAACGAATTTATAGCTCGTATTGCTGATAATGCTTTATTTAAAGGCACAAGCAAAATTACTGCTGATCAATTAGAAAAACTCGCTGGTGATAAATCAATAATAGAATTTACCAGAAATCTTTTATTGCTCGGATTAAAAGAAAGAGCCAGTGATGTTCATATTGACCCTCAAGAAGACATTATTCTTATTCGCTTTCGTATTGATGGAGTTCTTCAAGATAGGCTTAAATTAGATAAACCACTTTTAAGCCCCCTTGTATCAAGGCTTAAAATAATGGGAAGTCTTGATATTACCGAAAAAAGAAAGCCTCAAGACGGCAGAGTAAATATCAGCCTAACAAATAAATCAATTGATTTTAGAATGTCAACCGTTCCTGCAATTTACGGTGAAAAAATTGTTTTAAGAGCCTTAGGTCAAATCCAAAAAACAGATGTTCCTGATATTGAAGAATTAAATTTTTCAAAATCTAATTATTTAATATTAAAACGAATTATAGAAGCTCCGAACGGCATATTTTTTGTTACAGGCCCAACTGGTTCGGGTAAATCAACTACTCTTTTTTCAGTATTAAAAAATTTAAATAAGCCCGGAATAAACATAATGACAATAGAAGATCCTGTTGAATACAGACTTCCAAGAGTTAATCAAGTACAGGTAAATCATACTATTGATTTTAGTTTTGCTTCGGCTTTAAGGGCTTTTTTACGGCAAGACCCTGACGTTATTCTGATTGGTGAAATTCGAGACGTTGAAACTGCGAAAATTGCATCTCAAGCTGCTTTAACTGGACATCTTGTTTTAGCAACCATGCATACTAACAGCGCACTTCAAGCAGTTACAAGGCTAATTGAAATTGGAGTAGAACCATTTCTTGTAGCTCCTTCCATTATAGGCGTTATGGCGCAACGTTTAGTCCGAAAAATATGTCAACATTGCAAAGAAAAATATAAATTATCTCCAGAAGAAATTGAAAAATATTTTATATGGGATAAGCAGACAGATGTATATTTTTATCGGGGCAAAGGATGTTCAGAATGTAACAACATTGGATATACTGGAAGACTTGCTCTCCATGAAGTTTTTCTTGTAAGTGAAGAAGTTAGAGAACTTATTGCAAAAGATGCTTCAATACTTGACATTGAAAATGCAGCAAAAAAGAATGGATTTAAAACCATGCGTTATGACGGCATGAAAAAAGTTTTAATGGGTCATACAACGATTAATGAATTAGAACGAGTAACAATGGGAGATGAATAA
- a CDS encoding response regulator, producing the protein MSDQKKLKILIADDEPHIRLMLKTIITSMGAEIAGEAKNGAEAIEFYKKNLPNITLLDINMPVKTGVDALKEIKAEFPNALILMMTSVADMKTVEKCIELGAANYMLKDTPIPEIKNMIKETWAEYKEQLKGE; encoded by the coding sequence ATGTCCGACCAAAAAAAATTAAAAATTCTGATAGCCGATGATGAACCTCATATAAGGCTTATGCTAAAAACAATTATTACGTCTATGGGTGCTGAAATAGCAGGTGAAGCTAAAAATGGGGCTGAAGCAATCGAATTTTATAAAAAAAATCTTCCCAATATAACGCTTTTAGATATCAATATGCCTGTAAAAACTGGTGTGGATGCATTAAAAGAAATTAAAGCAGAATTTCCAAATGCTTTAATTTTAATGATGACGTCAGTCGCCGATATGAAAACAGTTGAAAAATGTATAGAACTTGGTGCTGCTAATTATATGTTGAAGGATACTCCAATTCCTGAAATAAAAAATATGATTAAAGAAACATGGGCGGAATATAAAGAACAGTTAAAGGGGGAATAA
- the mfd gene encoding transcription-repair coupling factor: MEQHSINHLINSFKENSSINCTGISGAEKAYVILKLFRELKHNIFVFVPNEKEGGKLIEDIAFFSSRNPVHPEIFPDYNLKLPSSQNYGETSAKRIKVLYQLLSAAKPNIYILTPIALIQKLIPINEFDNYLEIISENKEINIDALLEKLISGGYSRTAVVEEPGEFCLRGGIFDIFSPIYNAPIRIELYGDLVDSMRFFSPESQRKTETIREAIILPASEAVLKKEYMDAFIGRVKMRASEIDIPISKVRSLIDSIAKENNFPLIQNLIPLLYPKLDTIFDYIPKKSVLVLSDESELEKTVNDFFIDISHKNINLKAKNDIYLEPESMYFQWSETRNSIKNYKYINFGFLPIKKAENTESKDVQLNFFLETNRELSDELKNFGEKENILLPLAEWIKKKRELSYLTLIVCSTKSQLERMKSLLFNYNIKLSFMEGFPDSVVGRGLVYGCLGYVSSGFVWQDEFLAIITEDEIFGVKRRRKKIVKHSVRTDLLALQELKTGDLVVHNQHGIGQYQGLYKLKLSGVSNDFILVEYQDRDKLYVPVENMNAIQKYVGVDGIDAVLDKMGGKSWERVKLKAKKSAEKIAGELLKLYAERKAKKGYQFSRVDSYFKDFEAGFAYEETPDQLKAIEDVLEDMESANAMDRLICGDVGYGKTEVALRSSFKAVSDGKQVAILVPTTVLAEQHFLTFKKRFERYPIEIRCLNRFKSKKEQSITIDELKEGKADIVIGTHRLLQKDISFKDLGLVVLDEEQRFGVKHKEKLKQMKTNVDVLALSATPIPRTLHMSLMGIRDISVISTPPEQRYPIETFILQYDETVIAEGIRKELKRNGQLYFVHNNIETIWKIANKMNIIVPEARIGVAHGQMNEDELEKVMLKFVNKEIDMLVTTTIIESGLDIPNANTIFINRADRFGLSQIYQLRGRVGRANEQAYAYIFVPDELVLSKDAKKRLKVLMDNNDLGSGFQIAMSDLKIRGGGTVLGSSQSGHIAAVGYDMFLKLMENSVAELKGEQTIEELEPEINITMNAYIPESYISDIDQRLLIYRRLARCSDLKELNQMKEEIIDRYSTLPIEFENLFIKIMLKIMAAKAGVKKIDYRGQEADFYFSPAHQKNPLGIIKLAMDKTKNLRFLPDNSLTAKLSHTKINAHLLQIKNILKDITQSVQM; encoded by the coding sequence ATGGAACAGCATTCAATTAATCATTTAATCAACTCATTTAAAGAAAATTCATCAATAAACTGCACAGGCATTTCAGGGGCAGAAAAAGCATACGTTATTTTAAAATTATTTAGAGAGCTAAAACATAATATTTTTGTTTTTGTTCCTAATGAAAAAGAAGGTGGTAAGCTTATCGAAGATATTGCCTTTTTTTCGTCAAGAAACCCTGTGCACCCAGAAATTTTTCCTGATTATAATTTAAAACTTCCATCATCCCAAAATTACGGAGAAACTTCAGCGAAAAGAATTAAAGTTCTATATCAACTTCTTAGTGCCGCAAAACCAAATATTTATATTTTAACTCCAATCGCTTTAATTCAAAAACTGATTCCAATAAACGAATTTGACAACTATTTGGAAATTATATCTGAAAATAAAGAGATAAATATTGATGCTCTTTTAGAAAAACTTATTTCAGGGGGGTATTCAAGAACGGCAGTAGTCGAAGAACCAGGTGAATTTTGTTTAAGAGGCGGTATTTTTGATATATTTTCTCCGATATATAATGCCCCCATAAGAATAGAATTATATGGAGATTTAGTCGATTCTATGCGGTTTTTTTCTCCAGAATCCCAACGAAAGACTGAAACCATAAGAGAGGCTATTATTCTTCCGGCAAGTGAAGCGGTTTTAAAAAAAGAATACATGGATGCTTTTATAGGACGAGTTAAAATGAGGGCTTCAGAAATCGATATTCCTATATCCAAAGTAAGGAGTCTAATTGATTCTATAGCTAAAGAAAATAATTTTCCCTTAATTCAAAATCTTATTCCGCTTTTATACCCTAAACTTGATACTATATTTGACTATATACCAAAAAAATCGGTATTAGTTTTATCGGATGAATCTGAACTTGAAAAAACGGTGAACGATTTTTTTATTGATATATCCCATAAAAATATCAATCTTAAAGCAAAAAATGATATTTATCTTGAGCCAGAATCCATGTATTTTCAATGGAGTGAGACAAGAAATTCGATTAAAAATTACAAATACATAAATTTTGGTTTTTTGCCCATAAAAAAGGCTGAAAATACTGAATCTAAAGATGTTCAACTTAATTTTTTTCTTGAAACTAACAGAGAACTAAGTGATGAACTAAAAAATTTTGGCGAAAAAGAGAACATTCTTTTGCCTCTTGCCGAATGGATTAAAAAAAAGAGAGAATTATCATATTTAACATTAATTGTTTGCAGCACAAAATCCCAATTAGAAAGAATGAAGAGTTTACTTTTTAATTATAATATTAAACTAAGTTTTATGGAGGGTTTTCCTGATTCTGTTGTAGGAAGAGGGCTTGTTTATGGCTGTCTTGGATATGTATCGTCCGGTTTTGTATGGCAGGATGAATTTCTTGCTATAATTACAGAAGACGAAATATTTGGAGTAAAACGTCGCAGAAAAAAAATTGTTAAACATAGTGTTAGAACTGATCTTCTTGCTTTACAGGAATTAAAAACAGGAGACCTTGTTGTTCATAATCAACATGGTATAGGTCAATATCAAGGATTATATAAATTAAAGTTAAGCGGAGTTTCAAACGATTTCATTCTTGTAGAATATCAAGATAGGGATAAACTTTATGTTCCTGTTGAAAACATGAATGCCATCCAAAAATATGTTGGAGTTGATGGAATTGATGCTGTGCTTGATAAAATGGGTGGAAAATCATGGGAAAGAGTTAAGCTAAAAGCTAAAAAATCAGCCGAAAAAATAGCAGGAGAACTCCTCAAACTTTACGCCGAAAGAAAAGCAAAAAAAGGATATCAATTTAGTAGAGTTGATAGCTATTTTAAAGACTTTGAAGCAGGTTTTGCCTATGAAGAAACTCCAGACCAGTTAAAAGCCATTGAAGATGTTTTAGAAGATATGGAATCAGCAAACGCGATGGACAGACTTATATGTGGAGATGTCGGATATGGAAAAACTGAAGTTGCTTTAAGGTCGTCTTTTAAAGCTGTCAGCGACGGCAAACAAGTCGCAATTCTTGTTCCTACTACTGTTCTTGCGGAGCAACATTTTCTTACTTTTAAAAAACGTTTTGAGCGTTATCCCATTGAAATACGATGTCTAAACCGATTTAAAAGTAAAAAAGAACAAAGTATAACTATAGACGAACTTAAAGAAGGAAAAGCAGATATTGTTATAGGAACTCACAGACTTTTGCAAAAAGATATATCGTTTAAAGATTTAGGCCTTGTAGTTCTTGACGAAGAGCAGAGATTCGGAGTTAAACATAAGGAAAAACTAAAACAGATGAAAACAAACGTTGATGTTCTGGCACTATCGGCAACGCCGATCCCAAGAACTCTTCATATGTCTCTTATGGGAATACGAGATATAAGTGTAATTTCAACTCCGCCTGAGCAGCGCTATCCAATTGAAACTTTTATATTGCAATACGATGAAACAGTTATAGCTGAAGGCATAAGAAAAGAGCTAAAAAGAAACGGTCAACTATATTTTGTGCATAATAATATAGAAACTATATGGAAAATTGCTAATAAAATGAATATAATTGTTCCTGAGGCAAGAATAGGTGTAGCTCATGGTCAAATGAATGAGGATGAACTTGAAAAAGTTATGCTTAAATTTGTTAATAAAGAAATTGATATGCTTGTAACAACTACAATCATTGAATCAGGTCTCGATATTCCTAATGCAAATACTATATTCATAAATAGAGCCGATAGATTTGGATTATCGCAGATTTATCAATTAAGGGGTAGAGTTGGAAGGGCAAATGAGCAAGCTTATGCTTATATTTTTGTGCCGGATGAATTAGTACTGTCAAAAGATGCTAAAAAAAGACTTAAAGTTTTAATGGATAATAATGACCTTGGCTCAGGTTTTCAAATTGCCATGAGCGACCTTAAAATAAGGGGAGGAGGCACGGTATTAGGCTCTTCCCAGTCAGGACATATTGCAGCTGTAGGCTATGATATGTTTCTTAAATTAATGGAAAATTCTGTTGCAGAACTAAAAGGAGAACAAACAATTGAGGAACTTGAGCCTGAAATAAATATCACTATGAATGCTTATATACCTGAATCATATATTTCAGATATTGACCAAAGACTTTTAATTTATAGACGATTAGCAAGATGTTCAGATTTAAAAGAATTAAATCAAATGAAAGAAGAAATAATTGATAGATATAGCACTTTGCCAATAGAATTTGAAAATTTATTTATTAAAATAATGCTTAAAATTATGGCTGCTAAAGCCGGAGTAAAAAAGATTGATTATAGAGGTCAAGAAGCTGATTTTTATTTTTCACCAGCTCATCAAAAAAATCCATTAGGTATAATTAAATTAGCAATGGATAAGACTAAAAATTTGAGATTTTTACCAGATAACTCTCTTACAGCTAAATTATCTCACACTAAGATAAATGCTCACCTGCTTCAAATTAAAAATATTTTAAAGGATATAACTCAATCAGTTCAAATGTAA
- the larE gene encoding ATP-dependent sacrificial sulfur transferase LarE has translation MPDNLNHNNKDNYEDLKNIIKKNNKLAVAFSGGVDSAFLLNVTKNILHENVLAITAVSSIVPKSDLDDAINFTKKFNINHVIIYSNEVNIPEFAINHKDRCYVCKKYRFSLIQDKARELGFLVVADGENLDDQNDYRPGRKAAKELGILSPLKEAGFTKEKIRDFSKIFNLLTWNKPSNSCLAARIPYFQLITEQKLIQIASCENFIRTLGVSGSIRVRHFNETAKIEVENNNIEVLVKNDNRKQILDFFRNEGFKFVTIDLDGYISGSLNNF, from the coding sequence ATGCCTGATAATTTAAATCATAACAATAAAGACAATTATGAAGATTTAAAGAACATCATCAAAAAAAATAATAAACTTGCTGTAGCCTTTTCTGGAGGCGTAGACAGCGCATTCCTTCTTAATGTTACAAAAAATATCTTACACGAAAATGTCCTTGCAATAACTGCTGTGTCATCAATAGTGCCGAAATCTGATCTTGATGATGCAATAAACTTCACAAAAAAATTTAATATCAATCACGTCATAATATATAGTAATGAAGTAAATATTCCCGAGTTTGCCATTAATCACAAAGACAGATGTTATGTTTGTAAAAAATATCGTTTTAGTTTAATTCAAGACAAAGCCAGAGAATTAGGATTTTTAGTTGTTGCAGATGGAGAAAATTTAGACGATCAAAATGATTATAGACCTGGCAGAAAGGCCGCTAAAGAATTGGGTATACTAAGCCCCCTAAAAGAAGCTGGGTTTACAAAAGAAAAAATTCGTGATTTTTCAAAAATTTTTAATCTTCTAACATGGAATAAGCCTTCAAATTCATGTCTTGCCGCAAGAATACCTTATTTTCAACTTATAACCGAGCAAAAGCTTATACAAATAGCATCCTGTGAAAATTTTATCAGAACATTAGGTGTTTCAGGTTCCATACGAGTCAGGCATTTTAACGAAACCGCTAAAATAGAAGTCGAAAATAATAATATTGAAGTTCTTGTTAAAAATGATAATCGCAAACAAATTTTAGATTTTTTCAGGAATGAAGGTTTTAAATTTGTTACTATAGATCTTGATGGTTATATATCAGGAAGTCTTAATAATTTTTAG
- a CDS encoding nucleotide sugar dehydrogenase, with product MEKKFKKNILCIGAGYVGGPTMAMIAYKCPQYQVVVGDINIKKINDWKSDDLPVYEEGLYEIVKATRDKNLFFTTDIEQSIKEAEIIFVSVNTPTKTFGVGAGMAADLQYWEKTARQILKCSNSSKIIVEKSTLPVKTALAMQRILSADSKDGISFEVLSNPEFLAEGTAIADLENPDRVLIGSQQTETGIKARNELVEIYANWVPREKIITSDIWSSELSKLVANAFLAQRISSINSISTLCEKTDADISAVAKAVGTDSRIGNKFLNASVGFGGSCFKKDILNLVYICRQYGINEVADYWESVVKLNEYQKERFCLNILSAMFNTLAGKRICLFGFAFKANTGDTRETPALYITQKLIEDKAEVVITDPKAIENAKHDLKGLEGNIKFYNDPYEAASQCHCIAVITEWDIYKKLDYEKIYNSMYKPAFIFDGRNILDHKKLFNIGFNVFPIGKPALTHY from the coding sequence ATGGAAAAAAAATTTAAAAAAAACATACTTTGTATTGGAGCCGGCTATGTTGGAGGTCCAACAATGGCCATGATTGCTTATAAATGTCCTCAATACCAAGTTGTAGTAGGGGACATAAACATAAAAAAAATTAATGATTGGAAGTCTGATGACCTTCCTGTTTATGAAGAAGGGCTTTATGAAATAGTCAAAGCAACCAGAGATAAGAATTTATTTTTTACTACAGACATTGAACAAAGCATAAAAGAAGCTGAAATAATTTTTGTAAGTGTTAATACTCCTACTAAAACATTTGGAGTTGGCGCAGGTATGGCTGCGGATCTTCAATATTGGGAAAAAACAGCAAGGCAGATTTTAAAATGCTCTAACTCTTCTAAAATAATAGTTGAAAAAAGTACGCTCCCAGTAAAAACAGCTCTTGCTATGCAACGAATCTTATCTGCAGATTCGAAAGATGGAATTAGTTTTGAAGTTTTATCTAATCCGGAATTTCTTGCTGAAGGAACAGCTATTGCGGATCTTGAAAATCCAGACAGGGTTTTAATAGGTTCACAACAAACTGAAACGGGAATAAAAGCAAGGAATGAATTAGTAGAAATTTATGCTAATTGGGTTCCAAGGGAAAAAATAATTACTTCTGATATTTGGAGTTCAGAGCTTTCTAAGCTCGTTGCGAACGCATTTCTTGCTCAAAGAATTTCATCAATAAATTCTATTTCAACCCTGTGCGAAAAAACTGACGCTGACATCAGTGCTGTAGCAAAGGCAGTAGGAACGGACTCAAGGATTGGTAACAAGTTTTTAAATGCAAGTGTTGGTTTTGGAGGTTCGTGCTTTAAAAAGGACATTTTAAATCTTGTTTATATATGCAGGCAATATGGAATTAATGAAGTTGCTGATTATTGGGAAAGCGTAGTAAAACTCAATGAATATCAAAAAGAAAGATTCTGTCTTAATATTTTATCAGCTATGTTTAACACCCTTGCGGGCAAGAGAATATGTCTTTTTGGATTCGCATTTAAGGCAAATACAGGAGATACAAGGGAAACTCCGGCTTTATATATAACTCAAAAATTAATCGAAGATAAAGCAGAAGTAGTTATTACTGACCCAAAAGCCATTGAAAATGCGAAACATGATCTTAAAGGATTAGAGGGCAATATAAAATTTTATAATGACCCTTATGAAGCTGCATCTCAATGTCATTGCATAGCGGTTATAACTGAATGGGACATTTATAAAAAACTTGACTATGAAAAAATTTATAATTCAATGTATAAACCAGCTTTTATATTTGATGGAAGAAATATCCTTGACCATAAAAAGCTTTTTAATATTGGCTTTAACGTATTTCCAATAGGTAAGCCTGCTTTAACTCATTATTAA
- a CDS encoding SDR family oxidoreductase, with the protein MKDVFKYKKRILVTGGSGFLGSHLCDKLIEQGNEVLCLDNFFTGAKNNIAHLLGNPNFELIRHDIVEPIFLEVDEIYNLACPASPVHYQYNPVKTVKTNVMGAINMLGLAKRVKAKILQASTSEVYGNPLIHPQTEKYWGNVNTIGPRSCYDEGKRCAETLFFDYYRQNKVKIKVVRIFNTYGPRMHPHDGRVVSNFIVQALLNKDITVFGDGSQTRSFCYADDLIDGIIRMMNSSDDFIGPANLGNPSEFTILELANKVLELTGSKSKIIYNSLPQDDPLQRKPDITLAKEKLDWQPYIKLEDGLKKTIEYFKKVLC; encoded by the coding sequence ATGAAAGATGTTTTTAAATATAAAAAAAGAATACTTGTTACAGGCGGATCTGGTTTTTTAGGCTCCCATTTATGCGATAAACTAATTGAACAAGGCAATGAAGTTTTATGTCTTGATAATTTTTTTACAGGGGCAAAAAATAACATAGCTCATTTATTAGGAAACCCTAACTTTGAATTAATACGCCATGATATAGTCGAACCTATCTTTTTAGAAGTAGATGAAATATATAATTTAGCTTGCCCTGCTTCTCCTGTCCATTACCAGTACAACCCCGTTAAAACAGTAAAAACAAACGTAATGGGCGCTATAAATATGTTAGGACTCGCTAAAAGGGTTAAGGCAAAAATCCTACAAGCTTCTACAAGTGAAGTATATGGGAATCCCTTAATTCATCCACAAACGGAAAAATATTGGGGAAATGTTAATACGATTGGTCCAAGGTCTTGCTATGATGAAGGTAAAAGATGTGCTGAAACTTTATTTTTTGATTATTATAGACAAAATAAGGTCAAAATAAAAGTTGTAAGAATATTTAATACTTATGGCCCAAGGATGCATCCCCATGACGGCAGAGTTGTTAGTAATTTTATTGTTCAAGCTTTATTAAATAAAGATATTACTGTTTTTGGAGACGGATCTCAAACACGATCATTTTGTTATGCTGATGATTTAATAGATGGTATCATTCGAATGATGAACAGTTCCGATGATTTTATCGGACCTGCTAATCTTGGTAACCCTTCTGAATTTACGATTTTGGAGTTAGCAAACAAAGTATTAGAACTTACAGGTTCCAAGTCAAAAATTATATATAATTCTCTGCCGCAAGATGATCCCCTTCAAAGGAAACCCGATATTACACTTGCTAAAGAAAAATTAGATTGGCAGCCTTATATTAAGCTCGAAGATGGTTTAAAAAAAACGATCGAATATTTTAAAAAAGTTTTATGCTAA